One genomic segment of Stigmatopora argus isolate UIUO_Sarg chromosome 18, RoL_Sarg_1.0, whole genome shotgun sequence includes these proteins:
- the LOC144092688 gene encoding peroxiredoxin-like 2A, which translates to MALVLRAVSAAGDLVARVLNMLTDIFLTTPLQATLEHLEETQLTTLTAEKTTFQAKSLWEKTGAVIMAVRRPGUFMCREEASELSSLKPELDKLGVPLYAVVKENVGDEVQNFQPFFDGEIFLDQKRRFFGPRERRLGLLAFLRTGVWRNGLRAFGKGFKGNILGEGFVLGGVFVVGRDQQGILLEHREAEFGDHVNIEDVMQAVRKIGQELQTMKDVTE; encoded by the exons ATGGCGTTGGTGTTGCGAGCCGTATCGGCCGCCGGCGATCTGGTGGCCCGCGTTCTCAACATGTTGACAGACATTTTCCTCACCACGCCGCTACAAGCCACCCTCGAACATCTGGAAGAAACTCAGCTCACGACTTTGACTGCTG AGAAGACTACATTCCAAGCCAAGTCTCTGTGGGAGAAGACGGGCGCCGTCATCATGGCGGTGCGCAGACCAGGATGATTTATGTGCAGAGAG GAGGCTTCAGAGCTGTCCTCTCTAAAGCCCGAGCTGGATAAGCTCGGGGTGCCACTGTACGCCGTGGTTAAGGAGAACGTGGGTGATGAGGTCCAGAACTTCCAGCCGTTCTTTGACGGGGAGATCTTCTTGGATCAAAAG cGGCGATTTTTCGGGCCACGTGAGCGACGTCTGGGCCTCCTGGCGTTTCTCCGTACGGGAGTGTGGCGGAATGGCCTCCGAGCCTTCGGAAAGGGCTTCAAGGGGAACATCTTGGGAGAGGGTTTTGTGCTAGGTGGAGTCTTTGTTGTCGGACGTGATCAACAG GGCATTTTGCTGGAACACCGGGAGGCGGAGTTTGGAGATCACGTCAACATTGAAGATGTGATGCAAGCTGTCAGGAAAATAGGGCAGGAGCTTCAGACCATGAAAGATGTTACGGAGTAA
- the LOC144092684 gene encoding uncharacterized protein LOC144092684 isoform X1, producing the protein MPGSAQVPEREPSEPQTQQVTDQHESGRLANDHQVETTDNVSTPEALVVSPWSDAALKDQSKVENPQRKELNVGATPEAKDTASSHADQHLELQRQNSHLLPECQDKEKKDAHVEASQAESAMVESSQAEVYQDGSALAGTSLQMESTNNEPEQVKSSQDKSLQEPGQFSQLDALHAESAMVKVMEAESMKLESTEAEFSHAEAVQSTQVETPQTQSQAGFLKAEGFQAIATLTESFQAEASEVKSAEIESSLAHDMQLGSTPDNLAQSEIQEESSQVEAYNGESAQAEPSQAESVSSAQIKTSVLGATLPDSTQAESVHLEAEHVESVQPEKSKPSQNWSKQMESTLADSAQAESVQMECKTSKIKAFHLEPPQIETTQPMSALMDSTLAKLSESDTAIYESAELESSKVEALLPQSGQLDSTMVEATQANISQATTSQIECIKVETLQAQFQESDSSLVDPAQVDSSQSDTFQPKASYIEPIEDERSNAESAPGESTPADLAESEIATSESAQEESAEPESSPAEDVHIKFEHGSDHIESSHSISTPEVSAQDNVPQTDSCSPEVSLVNYKRVDCSLVQSVHSVSTLELSAQVESSQGEASQVQSKLDATASSQVGPSTAEPTEIKKETSESSRVESAQVDTSQPTSAQEEPRLEATQGEAPQFETTPIENASAESDQVMPSDTLLENNEADDPDQEEAEEQAEQ; encoded by the exons ATGCCGGGTTCTGCCCAGGTGCCTGAGAGGGAACCCTCTGAGCCACAAACCCAACAGGTTACAGACCAGCATGAAAGTGGACGGTTGGCGAACGATCACCAG GTGGAAACAACTGATAACGTAAGCACTCCAGAAGCCTTGGTTGTCTCTCCGTGGTCTGATGCTGCTCTGAAAGATCAGTCCAAAgtggaaaacccacaaaggaaG GAACTCAATGTGGGTGCAACCCCTGAAGCTAAAGACACCGCTTCCAGCCATGCAGACCAACACCTGGAGTTACAAAGGCAAAACAGCCATCTGCTACCTGAATGTCAAGACAAAGAGAAG AAGGATGCACACGTCGAGGCTTCCCAGGCTGAATCTGCCATGGTTGAGTCATCGCAAGCTGAGGTCTACCAGGATGGAAGTGCTCTGGCTGGGACCTCTTTACAAATGGAGTCCACAAATAATGAGCCTGAACAAGTGAAATCTTCACAAGATAAGTCTTTACAAGAACCTGGGCAGTTCTCGCAGCTCGATGCCTTGCATGCAGAGTCTGCGATGGTAAAGGTAATGGAGGCCGAGTCTATGAAGTTGGAGTCCACAGAAGCTGAGTTTTCTCATGCTGAGGCTGTCCAATCTACGCAAGTTGAGACACCTCAGACGCAGTCTCAGGCTGGGTTTTTGAAAGCGGAGGGCTTCCAAGCCATAGCTACTCTGACCGAATCCTTTCAGGCCGAGGCATCCGAAGTGAAATCCGCAGAAATTGAGAGCTCCCTAGCACATGATATGCAATTGGGGTCCACGCCAGACAATTTAGCACAATCTGAAATACAGGAAGAATCCTCTCAAGTTGAGGCTTACAATGGAGAATCAGCACAAGCTGAGCCTTCTCAAGCTGAGTCAGTTAGTTCTGCACAAATTAAGACGTCCGTATTGGGAGCCACATTGCCAGATTCTACACAGGCTGAGTCTGTGCATTTGGAGGCCGAACATGTTGAGTCAGTGCAGCCTGAGAAATCTAAGCCCTCCCAGAATTGGTCCAAACAAATGGAGTCCACACTGGCAGATTCTGCACAGGCTGAATCTGTCCAGATGGAGTGCAAGACCTCCAAGATTAAGGCCTTCCATCTTGAACCTCCGCAAATTGAGACCACTCAGCCCATGTCTGCATTAATGGATTCTACACTAGCAAAACTTAGTGAGTCTGACACTGCTATATATGAGTCTGCGGAGCTAGAGTCCTCAAAAGTTGAGGCCCTCCTCCCGCAGAGTGGACAGTTGGACTCCACTATGGTGGAAGCCACGCAGGCCAACATATCCCAGGCTACGACCTCCCAGATTGAATGTATAAAGGTTGAAACCTTGCAAGCGCAGTTCCAGGAGTCGGATTCCAGTCTTGTAGATCCTGCGCAGGTGGATTCCTCACAGTCTGATACCTTCCAGCCCAAAGCCTCCTACATTGAACCTATAGAAGATGAGAGAAGTAATGCTGAGTCTGCTCCAGGGGAATCTACACCAGCAGACCTAGCTGAGTCTGAGATCGCGACTTCTGAGTCTGCACAAGAGGAGTCCGCAGAACCAGAGTCCTCTCCTGCGGAGGACGTCCACATCAAATTTGAACATGGCTCTGACCACATCGAATCTTCACATTCAATTTCCACACCAGAGGTGTCTGCCCAAGATAACGTTCCCCAGACAGATTCTTGTTCACCTGAGGTCTCCCTCGTCAATTACAAACGTGTTGACTGCTCTTTGGTCCAGTCTGTGCATTCTGTGTCCACATTAGAGCTGTCTGCGCAGGTTGAAAGTTCCCAAGGTGAGGCCTCCCAGGTTCAATCCAAACTAGATGCGACAGCGTCTTCCCAAGTGGGTCCCTCAACGGCGGAGCCTACAGAGATCAAGAAGGAGACGAGCGAGTCCTCCCGAGTTGAATCTGCACAAGTCGATACCTCCCAGCCCACGTCTGCGCAGGAGGAGCCACGGTTGGAAGCCACACAGGGTGAGGCGCCCCAGTTCGAAACGACTCCAATTGAGAATGCTTCTGCTGAGTCTGACCAAGTCATGCCAAGTGACACCCTGTTGGAAAACAACGAAGCAGATGATCCAGACCAGGAAGAG GCAGAAGAGCAAGCTGAACAATAA
- the LOC144092684 gene encoding uncharacterized protein LOC144092684 isoform X3: MHGVETTDNVSTPEALVVSPWSDAALKDQSKVENPQRKELNVGATPEAKDTASSHADQHLELQRQNSHLLPECQDKEKKDAHVEASQAESAMVESSQAEVYQDGSALAGTSLQMESTNNEPEQVKSSQDKSLQEPGQFSQLDALHAESAMVKVMEAESMKLESTEAEFSHAEAVQSTQVETPQTQSQAGFLKAEGFQAIATLTESFQAEASEVKSAEIESSLAHDMQLGSTPDNLAQSEIQEESSQVEAYNGESAQAEPSQAESVSSAQIKTSVLGATLPDSTQAESVHLEAEHVESVQPEKSKPSQNWSKQMESTLADSAQAESVQMECKTSKIKAFHLEPPQIETTQPMSALMDSTLAKLSESDTAIYESAELESSKVEALLPQSGQLDSTMVEATQANISQATTSQIECIKVETLQAQFQESDSSLVDPAQVDSSQSDTFQPKASYIEPIEDERSNAESAPGESTPADLAESEIATSESAQEESAEPESSPAEDVHIKFEHGSDHIESSHSISTPEVSAQDNVPQTDSCSPEVSLVNYKRVDCSLVQSVHSVSTLELSAQVESSQGEASQVQSKLDATASSQVGPSTAEPTEIKKETSESSRVESAQVDTSQPTSAQEEPRLEATQGEAPQFETTPIENASAESDQVMPSDTLLENNEADDPDQEEAEEQAEQ; this comes from the exons ATGCATGGG GTGGAAACAACTGATAACGTAAGCACTCCAGAAGCCTTGGTTGTCTCTCCGTGGTCTGATGCTGCTCTGAAAGATCAGTCCAAAgtggaaaacccacaaaggaaG GAACTCAATGTGGGTGCAACCCCTGAAGCTAAAGACACCGCTTCCAGCCATGCAGACCAACACCTGGAGTTACAAAGGCAAAACAGCCATCTGCTACCTGAATGTCAAGACAAAGAGAAG AAGGATGCACACGTCGAGGCTTCCCAGGCTGAATCTGCCATGGTTGAGTCATCGCAAGCTGAGGTCTACCAGGATGGAAGTGCTCTGGCTGGGACCTCTTTACAAATGGAGTCCACAAATAATGAGCCTGAACAAGTGAAATCTTCACAAGATAAGTCTTTACAAGAACCTGGGCAGTTCTCGCAGCTCGATGCCTTGCATGCAGAGTCTGCGATGGTAAAGGTAATGGAGGCCGAGTCTATGAAGTTGGAGTCCACAGAAGCTGAGTTTTCTCATGCTGAGGCTGTCCAATCTACGCAAGTTGAGACACCTCAGACGCAGTCTCAGGCTGGGTTTTTGAAAGCGGAGGGCTTCCAAGCCATAGCTACTCTGACCGAATCCTTTCAGGCCGAGGCATCCGAAGTGAAATCCGCAGAAATTGAGAGCTCCCTAGCACATGATATGCAATTGGGGTCCACGCCAGACAATTTAGCACAATCTGAAATACAGGAAGAATCCTCTCAAGTTGAGGCTTACAATGGAGAATCAGCACAAGCTGAGCCTTCTCAAGCTGAGTCAGTTAGTTCTGCACAAATTAAGACGTCCGTATTGGGAGCCACATTGCCAGATTCTACACAGGCTGAGTCTGTGCATTTGGAGGCCGAACATGTTGAGTCAGTGCAGCCTGAGAAATCTAAGCCCTCCCAGAATTGGTCCAAACAAATGGAGTCCACACTGGCAGATTCTGCACAGGCTGAATCTGTCCAGATGGAGTGCAAGACCTCCAAGATTAAGGCCTTCCATCTTGAACCTCCGCAAATTGAGACCACTCAGCCCATGTCTGCATTAATGGATTCTACACTAGCAAAACTTAGTGAGTCTGACACTGCTATATATGAGTCTGCGGAGCTAGAGTCCTCAAAAGTTGAGGCCCTCCTCCCGCAGAGTGGACAGTTGGACTCCACTATGGTGGAAGCCACGCAGGCCAACATATCCCAGGCTACGACCTCCCAGATTGAATGTATAAAGGTTGAAACCTTGCAAGCGCAGTTCCAGGAGTCGGATTCCAGTCTTGTAGATCCTGCGCAGGTGGATTCCTCACAGTCTGATACCTTCCAGCCCAAAGCCTCCTACATTGAACCTATAGAAGATGAGAGAAGTAATGCTGAGTCTGCTCCAGGGGAATCTACACCAGCAGACCTAGCTGAGTCTGAGATCGCGACTTCTGAGTCTGCACAAGAGGAGTCCGCAGAACCAGAGTCCTCTCCTGCGGAGGACGTCCACATCAAATTTGAACATGGCTCTGACCACATCGAATCTTCACATTCAATTTCCACACCAGAGGTGTCTGCCCAAGATAACGTTCCCCAGACAGATTCTTGTTCACCTGAGGTCTCCCTCGTCAATTACAAACGTGTTGACTGCTCTTTGGTCCAGTCTGTGCATTCTGTGTCCACATTAGAGCTGTCTGCGCAGGTTGAAAGTTCCCAAGGTGAGGCCTCCCAGGTTCAATCCAAACTAGATGCGACAGCGTCTTCCCAAGTGGGTCCCTCAACGGCGGAGCCTACAGAGATCAAGAAGGAGACGAGCGAGTCCTCCCGAGTTGAATCTGCACAAGTCGATACCTCCCAGCCCACGTCTGCGCAGGAGGAGCCACGGTTGGAAGCCACACAGGGTGAGGCGCCCCAGTTCGAAACGACTCCAATTGAGAATGCTTCTGCTGAGTCTGACCAAGTCATGCCAAGTGACACCCTGTTGGAAAACAACGAAGCAGATGATCCAGACCAGGAAGAG GCAGAAGAGCAAGCTGAACAATAA
- the LOC144092684 gene encoding uncharacterized protein LOC144092684 isoform X2: protein MPGSAQVPEREPSEPQTQQVTDQHESGRLANDHQVETTDNVSTPEALVVSPWSDAALKDQSKVENPQRKELNVGATPEAKDTASSHADQHLELQRQNSHLLPECQDKEKDAHVEASQAESAMVESSQAEVYQDGSALAGTSLQMESTNNEPEQVKSSQDKSLQEPGQFSQLDALHAESAMVKVMEAESMKLESTEAEFSHAEAVQSTQVETPQTQSQAGFLKAEGFQAIATLTESFQAEASEVKSAEIESSLAHDMQLGSTPDNLAQSEIQEESSQVEAYNGESAQAEPSQAESVSSAQIKTSVLGATLPDSTQAESVHLEAEHVESVQPEKSKPSQNWSKQMESTLADSAQAESVQMECKTSKIKAFHLEPPQIETTQPMSALMDSTLAKLSESDTAIYESAELESSKVEALLPQSGQLDSTMVEATQANISQATTSQIECIKVETLQAQFQESDSSLVDPAQVDSSQSDTFQPKASYIEPIEDERSNAESAPGESTPADLAESEIATSESAQEESAEPESSPAEDVHIKFEHGSDHIESSHSISTPEVSAQDNVPQTDSCSPEVSLVNYKRVDCSLVQSVHSVSTLELSAQVESSQGEASQVQSKLDATASSQVGPSTAEPTEIKKETSESSRVESAQVDTSQPTSAQEEPRLEATQGEAPQFETTPIENASAESDQVMPSDTLLENNEADDPDQEEAEEQAEQ, encoded by the exons ATGCCGGGTTCTGCCCAGGTGCCTGAGAGGGAACCCTCTGAGCCACAAACCCAACAGGTTACAGACCAGCATGAAAGTGGACGGTTGGCGAACGATCACCAG GTGGAAACAACTGATAACGTAAGCACTCCAGAAGCCTTGGTTGTCTCTCCGTGGTCTGATGCTGCTCTGAAAGATCAGTCCAAAgtggaaaacccacaaaggaaG GAACTCAATGTGGGTGCAACCCCTGAAGCTAAAGACACCGCTTCCAGCCATGCAGACCAACACCTGGAGTTACAAAGGCAAAACAGCCATCTGCTACCTGAATGTCAAGACAAAGAGAAG GATGCACACGTCGAGGCTTCCCAGGCTGAATCTGCCATGGTTGAGTCATCGCAAGCTGAGGTCTACCAGGATGGAAGTGCTCTGGCTGGGACCTCTTTACAAATGGAGTCCACAAATAATGAGCCTGAACAAGTGAAATCTTCACAAGATAAGTCTTTACAAGAACCTGGGCAGTTCTCGCAGCTCGATGCCTTGCATGCAGAGTCTGCGATGGTAAAGGTAATGGAGGCCGAGTCTATGAAGTTGGAGTCCACAGAAGCTGAGTTTTCTCATGCTGAGGCTGTCCAATCTACGCAAGTTGAGACACCTCAGACGCAGTCTCAGGCTGGGTTTTTGAAAGCGGAGGGCTTCCAAGCCATAGCTACTCTGACCGAATCCTTTCAGGCCGAGGCATCCGAAGTGAAATCCGCAGAAATTGAGAGCTCCCTAGCACATGATATGCAATTGGGGTCCACGCCAGACAATTTAGCACAATCTGAAATACAGGAAGAATCCTCTCAAGTTGAGGCTTACAATGGAGAATCAGCACAAGCTGAGCCTTCTCAAGCTGAGTCAGTTAGTTCTGCACAAATTAAGACGTCCGTATTGGGAGCCACATTGCCAGATTCTACACAGGCTGAGTCTGTGCATTTGGAGGCCGAACATGTTGAGTCAGTGCAGCCTGAGAAATCTAAGCCCTCCCAGAATTGGTCCAAACAAATGGAGTCCACACTGGCAGATTCTGCACAGGCTGAATCTGTCCAGATGGAGTGCAAGACCTCCAAGATTAAGGCCTTCCATCTTGAACCTCCGCAAATTGAGACCACTCAGCCCATGTCTGCATTAATGGATTCTACACTAGCAAAACTTAGTGAGTCTGACACTGCTATATATGAGTCTGCGGAGCTAGAGTCCTCAAAAGTTGAGGCCCTCCTCCCGCAGAGTGGACAGTTGGACTCCACTATGGTGGAAGCCACGCAGGCCAACATATCCCAGGCTACGACCTCCCAGATTGAATGTATAAAGGTTGAAACCTTGCAAGCGCAGTTCCAGGAGTCGGATTCCAGTCTTGTAGATCCTGCGCAGGTGGATTCCTCACAGTCTGATACCTTCCAGCCCAAAGCCTCCTACATTGAACCTATAGAAGATGAGAGAAGTAATGCTGAGTCTGCTCCAGGGGAATCTACACCAGCAGACCTAGCTGAGTCTGAGATCGCGACTTCTGAGTCTGCACAAGAGGAGTCCGCAGAACCAGAGTCCTCTCCTGCGGAGGACGTCCACATCAAATTTGAACATGGCTCTGACCACATCGAATCTTCACATTCAATTTCCACACCAGAGGTGTCTGCCCAAGATAACGTTCCCCAGACAGATTCTTGTTCACCTGAGGTCTCCCTCGTCAATTACAAACGTGTTGACTGCTCTTTGGTCCAGTCTGTGCATTCTGTGTCCACATTAGAGCTGTCTGCGCAGGTTGAAAGTTCCCAAGGTGAGGCCTCCCAGGTTCAATCCAAACTAGATGCGACAGCGTCTTCCCAAGTGGGTCCCTCAACGGCGGAGCCTACAGAGATCAAGAAGGAGACGAGCGAGTCCTCCCGAGTTGAATCTGCACAAGTCGATACCTCCCAGCCCACGTCTGCGCAGGAGGAGCCACGGTTGGAAGCCACACAGGGTGAGGCGCCCCAGTTCGAAACGACTCCAATTGAGAATGCTTCTGCTGAGTCTGACCAAGTCATGCCAAGTGACACCCTGTTGGAAAACAACGAAGCAGATGATCCAGACCAGGAAGAG GCAGAAGAGCAAGCTGAACAATAA